A DNA window from Gillisia sp. Hel1_33_143 contains the following coding sequences:
- a CDS encoding LysM peptidoglycan-binding domain-containing protein, with the protein MKYLIVLCLFFQVVTSTAYGQAYKYHTVSPGETVFSISQKYGISEAAIYKYNPDAKNGIQISSKLVIPVVEDNTVNNSAVAENSPVSFTSHKVEKKETLYSLSKQYNVDIEDIKKYNKQLYSKELQKGETVQIPVFGKAPFRNVKTEVPSQPKSEITRSPAKTPQISKTREHIIIPKETKYGIARKYGMTVAELEALNPTVDVLQPGIMLKVGTNVLDEPVIITDNAFEFYEVQPQETLYSLTKRFQIEQDSLIALNPALKDGLKYGMVLKVPTKDAYGRELKEVPADKAENAITSKVQSLSLENKIKDFKTKNIVLMLPYGLNKVRIDSTSNAGKVLESDRVMRISLDFYSGVLMAVKKAKDLGISTNLKIYDSQQQTSSVSSIINSNSFSNVDAVIGPLLQATSEEAAQLLSNKNIPVISPMTNRELRSISNLYQSMPTDDMLRDAMISYLQKNSQDKNVLVIADGANTATKSKLMNAMPNARTVSVSGNNVTESSLASLMSTSRENWVILESESVALLSTATSALFRQARKNNITLFTTNKNKSFESDVLLNEHLGKLKFHYPSEYKEFDENNSDSFIDAYKEKYGYLPNKYTTRGYDLTLDVLLRLGAMGTLEKSVQENIITEYVENEFHYKKKANGGFYNSAVYIMALDENLNLNVAN; encoded by the coding sequence ATGAAGTACTTAATTGTTTTATGTTTATTTTTCCAGGTAGTTACTTCTACCGCTTATGGGCAAGCTTATAAATACCATACGGTGTCTCCGGGGGAAACTGTTTTTAGTATTTCGCAAAAATATGGAATTAGTGAAGCTGCTATCTATAAATATAATCCAGATGCTAAGAATGGGATACAGATTTCCAGCAAACTAGTAATTCCGGTAGTTGAGGATAATACGGTTAATAATAGCGCTGTTGCAGAAAATTCTCCTGTAAGTTTCACTTCGCATAAAGTTGAAAAGAAAGAAACATTATACAGTCTTTCAAAACAATATAATGTAGACATTGAAGATATTAAGAAGTATAATAAACAATTATATTCAAAAGAACTTCAGAAGGGAGAAACGGTTCAGATACCTGTATTTGGAAAAGCTCCATTTAGAAATGTAAAGACGGAAGTACCATCTCAACCAAAATCTGAAATAACCAGAAGTCCTGCTAAAACTCCACAGATCTCTAAGACTAGAGAACATATTATTATTCCTAAAGAAACGAAATATGGAATAGCAAGAAAATATGGGATGACTGTTGCAGAGCTAGAGGCTTTAAATCCAACAGTAGATGTGCTACAGCCGGGTATTATGCTTAAAGTAGGTACTAATGTATTAGATGAACCTGTGATCATTACAGATAATGCATTTGAATTTTATGAAGTTCAACCACAGGAGACTTTATATAGTTTAACAAAAAGATTTCAAATAGAACAAGACTCCTTAATAGCGCTCAACCCAGCTTTAAAAGATGGTTTGAAATATGGAATGGTTCTTAAAGTGCCTACTAAAGATGCTTATGGAAGAGAATTAAAAGAAGTTCCAGCTGATAAAGCAGAGAATGCCATAACTAGTAAAGTACAATCTTTAAGCTTAGAAAATAAGATCAAAGATTTCAAAACAAAGAATATAGTTTTAATGTTGCCTTATGGCTTGAATAAGGTTAGAATAGATTCTACCTCGAATGCTGGAAAGGTGCTGGAGAGCGATAGGGTAATGAGAATATCTTTAGATTTCTACAGTGGGGTTTTAATGGCCGTTAAGAAAGCAAAAGATCTTGGTATTTCTACAAATTTGAAAATCTATGACAGTCAGCAACAAACATCAAGTGTTTCTTCTATTATCAATTCTAATAGTTTTAGTAATGTGGATGCAGTAATAGGACCGCTACTTCAAGCCACTTCAGAAGAGGCTGCTCAGCTGTTATCCAATAAGAACATTCCAGTGATCTCTCCAATGACAAATAGAGAACTAAGATCAATATCAAATCTATATCAATCTATGCCTACAGATGATATGTTAAGAGATGCTATGATCTCATATCTTCAAAAGAATTCTCAAGATAAGAACGTATTAGTAATAGCAGATGGAGCCAATACTGCTACCAAGAGTAAACTGATGAATGCTATGCCCAATGCAAGAACAGTGAGCGTTTCTGGTAATAATGTTACAGAATCTTCACTTGCATCTCTAATGTCTACCTCTCGTGAGAATTGGGTAATATTAGAATCTGAAAGTGTTGCACTACTTAGTACGGCAACATCAGCATTGTTTAGACAGGCTAGAAAAAATAATATTACCTTATTTACTACCAATAAGAATAAATCTTTTGAGAGTGATGTGCTACTAAATGAGCATCTAGGGAAATTAAAGTTTCACTACCCTTCAGAATATAAAGAATTTGATGAAAATAATAGTGATTCTTTTATAGATGCTTATAAAGAAAAATATGGGTATTTGCCTAATAAATATACAACTAGAGGTTATGATCTAACGTTGGATGTATTGTT